The sequence below is a genomic window from bacterium 336/3.
CAATACTCTTTACTGGAATGAAACTTTACGTGAAGATACTTACAAATCAAAATTAGATATGAATGATCTAAAAAAGAAATTTAATCTTGACTTAAAGCCAATTAGTAAATTTGGGAAAGATGAGTTAGAAATGAGACAAAAATTATTATTTAATATCGCAAAATATATCTGGAAATAACATGACCGAATCAATTATTATATCCAAAGTATGGAATTTTGCCAATGTCCTCAGAGATGATGGTGTGGGCTATGGTGATTATTTAGAACAAATTACCTATTTGCTATTCTTAAAAATGGCAGATGAATTCAATCAGCCCCCATACGACAAAGGACTAAAATTTCCCAAACTCAAAGATGAACAAGGCAAAGAGTTACCAAACGCAGAAACCTGCGACTGGCAAACCCTTTCACAAAAAAGAGGTTTAGAGTTAGAAACCTTTTATAACCAAATGCTCCGCAGTTTAGGCAATGAAAAAGGTATTTTAGGTCAGATTTTCACCAAAAGTCAAAATAAAATTCAAGACCCTGCCAAACTCTTAAAAATCATTGATATGATTGATAAAGAGCAATGGAATTTGATGGGTGCAGATATTAAAGGAGGAATATATGAAGGACTTTTGGAAAAAAATGCTGAAGATACCAAAAGTGGTGCAGGGCAATATTTTACACCTCGTGCCTTAATCAAAGCTATTGTGGCTTGTGTTCGTCCCAAACCTATGCGAACTATCATAGATCCTTCTTGTGGTACGGGTGGTTTCTTTTTAGCAGCCTACGATTTTTTAAAGAAACAGGGATTAGACAGAGATGAAAAAGAGTTTTTGAAAAATAAAACCTTTTATGGCAATGAAATTGTAGCCAATACTCGTCGTTTGTGTTTGATGAATATGTTTTTACATAATATAGGCGAAATAGATGGAGAAAGCCTTATTTCTTCCGCTGATGCTCTGATTGCTGATAATGGCACCCGTTATGATTATGTACTGGCAAATCCACCATTTGGTAAAAAAAGCAGTATGACCATTACCAATGAGGAAGGCAATCAGGAAAAGCAAGACTATATTGTCAATCGTCAGGACTTTGTCGCTACTACTGCCAACAAACAGCTCAACTTTTTGCAACATATCAAAACACTTCTAAAAGTTACAGGTCAGGCAGCTGTAGTATTGCCAGATAACATACTTTTTGAGGGAGGTGCAGGTGAAACAGTACGAAAAGAACTATTGAGAACTACTGAATTACATACAATTTTGAGGCTTCCGACAGGTATTTTCTATGCACAGGGTGTAAAAGCGAATGTATTGTTTTTTGATAATCAGCCAGCTTCCAAAGACCCTTGGACAAAGGAAGTATGGATATATGACTATCGTACTAACATCAGCCATACTTTGAAGAAAAATCCTTTAACTTTTAACGATTTAGAAGATTTTATTCAGTGCTATAATCCTGAAAATCGTAATAAAAGAGTAGAAACTTGGAGTGAAGCCAATCCTGAAGGCAGATGGCGTAAATTTACTTATTCAGAGATTATAGAAAGGGATAAAACCAATCTGGATATTTTTTGGATAAAAGATAAAAGCCTTACTGATTTAGACAATTTGCCAGATCCTGATGTATTGGCAAATGAAATCATTGAAAACCTAGAGGCTGGCTTAAATAGTTTTAAAGAAATAATGGAAACTATCAATGGAGATGAATAAACCTATTGAAACTATATTTCTAAAGTAAAGATAATAGGGCTTATAATCTATAAAGCCCTATTTTTTATATTGATTTATCAAATCTTGAAAATCTTGATCTTTGTGATATAATTTAAAATCTTCATTATTTTCTACAAATTCAGTAGATACTTCATTTTTTGCTAAAGAAGTATTCAAATATTTCAAGGACTGCATTTTATCCCCTTTTATTGCATAAACCCTTGATATATTATAATAATTTCCTCCATATTCAACAGCCTGTAAGAATACATTGATAGCCTGTTCATATAATGCCTCTGCTTCTGTACCTACTTTAGTTTGTGCTAAATCAACCAAAGTTACTCCTAAAAAATCAAGAATTAAGTGATTATTAGGTTTTATATTAATTGTTTTTTGATACTTCTCAATAGCTTGTAGATATAACTCTTCTGCCTCTTTTCCTTGTTTTAACTTAGCTAAATTAGTTAATATAAATCCCCAATAAAGAAGAGCTTCATAATAGTCTGATTTGATATTAATTGCTTGTTGATACTTCTCAATAGCTTGTAGATATAACTCTTCTGCTTGTTTTATTTGAGCTAAATTAGTTAGTATAAATCCCCAGCCAAAAAAAGCTTCATGTTTATCTGGTTTGATATTGATAACTTGTTCAAACTTCTCAATAGCTTGGTAGTATAACTCCTCTCCCTCTTGTTCTCTTTTTGTTTCAGCCAAACTGATTAACATAAATCCCCAGCCAAAAAAGGCTTCATGTTTATCTGGTTTAATATTAGTTGTTTTTTGATACTTCTCAATAGCTTGTAGATATAACTCTTCTGCCTCTTTTCCTGTTTTTAATCTAGCCAAAAAGCTTAGAGAATGCCCCCAGTTATAAAAAGCTTCATATTTATCAGGTTTGATATTGATAGCCTGTTTATATTTCTCAATAGCTTGTAGATATAACTCTTCTGCCTCTTTTCCTTGTTTTATTTGAGCTAAATCTATTAAAGTAGCCCCCAAGTCATTAAAAATCTCATAAAAGTCAGGTTTGATATTGATAGCTTTTTCAAACTTCTCAATAGCTTGTAGATATAACTCTTCTGCCTCTTTTCCTGTTTTTAATTTAGCTAAAAAGCTTAAAGAACTGCCCCAATTATGAAAAGCTTGATATTGATTAGGTTTGATATTAATTGCTTGCTGATATTTCTCAACAGCTTGCTGATATAACTCTTCTGCCTGTTTGCCCTCTTTGAGTTCAGTTAAACGAAATAATGTATCTCCTAAATTAATAAAAACCTCATAGAAGTCTGGTTTGATATTGATAACTTGTTGATACTTCTCAATAGCTTTTAGATATAATTCTTCTGCTTGTTTTACATCTTTTGTTTTTGCTAAACTTACTAAGGTACTTCCATAATTATTTAATGCCTCATAATAATCAGATTTAATACTGATCACTTTATCAAACCTATCAATTGCTTGTTGGTATAGTTCTTCCTTTTCTTTTCCCTCTTTGAGTTCAGCTAAGTACCCTAATATAACTCCCCAGTTATAAAAAGCTTCATGAGAGTCTGACTTGATATTAGTTGTTTGTTCAAACTTCTTTATTGCATGTAGATATAGTTCTTCCTTCTCTTTATCATCTCTAAGTTGAGCTAGATGATTTAATATAATTCCCCAGTTATAAAAGGCTTCATGAGAGTCTGATTTGATATTGATTGTTTGTTCAAACTTCTCTATCGCCTTTAAATATACGTCTTCTCTTATTTTCCTTGAGGTTATTTTACCTAAATGAATCAAGGCACCTCCCCAATTATGAAAAGCTTCATGAAAATCAGGGTTTATACTGATGGCTTGTTGGAATTTCCTAATAGCTTGTCGATATAACTTCCTAGCTTGTTTTATATCTTCTGTTCGAGCTAAGTTTGCTAAATTAGTTCCCCAGTTATAAAGAGCCTGATAAAGGTCTGGTTTTAGTTCTAAAGCTGTTTTATATCTTTTATTTGCAGATGATAGTTTATTTAAAAGAGTAAGCAATGCACCTCTAGAAAAATACTTAAGAGCTTCTCTTTCTAAAAGTTTATCTTTATCAGAAGTATTACCAAGTTTTTCTATTTTCTTATGAGCCTCTTCTAATTGTTTCTTTAACTCAGTTACTTCACTGGATTCTTTATTCAGATTTTTTTTTTAATTGATAACAATTCATCAATAATCGAATTAATTTCATCAAAGTTTGAGATATTGATTGGTGTAAGAAAATCAAGAGTGCTATCCAAAGTCTTATTTGTGATTATAAAGTGTTTTTGGTTGTACTCTCTTTGAAGCCTCTTTACTTCCTTAAAAATATTGTTTATTTGGAAATCTCCCATTCCTACCCCAATAAAGAGAATTGTTTTATTGATAATGATATTCTTTAATACCAATAGTGAATGTTCTGCATCTCTATCCTGATTTTCATAAAGGTTTTTATAATTTGATGGAAATAAGACCATAGAATCAGCATCCTCGAAACAACCATGCAGTTTAAAAAGTAATGGAGCATCTTTATCTTTATGCTTTGTTAACTCATAGTTTCTTCCTTTATAAGCTTTACTCCTTCTAAGTTCTGGAACAGCTTCTTCAAATGCAGTATCATAGTTAGTAGTTATAATCTTTTTTGATAACTCAAACAACTTTTTGTGCAAGTCATAGTCGTTTTTATCACTTAGAATTAAAAATTTTTTAATAAAATTATAAATATCTTTTTTAGACAATTCAGAGTCTGATTCTATTAAGTCTAAAACTTTAATAGGATCATACCTTTTGATTAGAGGCATTAGGTCATTTACTTCATGTCCTTTGCTTTGTAAGTCATTCAGAATATTAACTACTAAGTTACTCCAACCTTCCAATTTTTGATTATCCACATTTTTGAAATTAAAAGATAATCCAGCACCAACAAATACGATTAAATCATTATCGTTTATTGCTTTTATTAGATCCGTAGGTATTTTATTCATTTTAACCTCCTTTTATTAGAATATAGTATTCTTTATTATTATTTTATGACTTTCATCAAAACCTCGTAATATTTCTAGAGTATTATCTTTATCCTTATTTTTTGAAAGATAAAGACAATCAAAAGCATTCTTGCTTGGACTACCTGCATTTCCAAAATAATGTATATGAGTTTTTTTATAAGCAGATGTAACTGATTTTGCATAAATATGCTCAAAGAATAAAAGTGTATCATCTGTACTCTCATCTACTACACAAGCACAATCTTCTAGTCTTCCTCCTTCAATCAAATCTTTACTCTTCCAATCCTTTCTTGTATAAAGAAATAAATCTTCAAGCAATGTGATTCTAAACCAGGAGTGTTTCAGTGTGTGTTCGTCTTTATCCTTATTTTCATTCTCTTCTATAATGAAAAAATACAGATGTTCTCCTGCCGATTTCAACTTCTTTATACTTGTTACATTTGGATCATCTTTTATTTTATCATAAATTTCTCTTTCAGAACGAATATTTTCAGGTTTATCAAATTTAGCTGGCTTAACATCCTCTTCTCTCTCAAAAATGAGTATATAGTTTATATTTTCTTCTACTATAACTCGTTCTTTCGTTTCGGAGTCATAAATATGCCCATGTTGAAATGTAATATTGATTGAACGCATACCCAGTTATTTTTTAATATTTTACTTAATTACCTTTAAATCAAAATAGAAAACTCCATCTTCATCAGAATAAGCTGCAAACATATATCGCTCTTCAGGATAAGAAGGGAAATTGTCTATGATAGTTTTTAGTTCACTTATTGTGTTTTTTAAGGAGTCATTATCTTTTGCTTGAAAAATCATAAGTTTATATTGAGCCTTGGCTACAAGAAGTTTCTCAAAATCATTTTGTATTTCTTGAGGGTTATAATCCCATTCACACTCAACAGCTAGATGTATTCTTTTCAAATGCCTAAAATCACCCCCTCCTGAATAAATATATAATGTAACATCAAATAACCATTCTATCCAATCTTTATTCTCAACACTTGAAGCAGCTAAACATATATCACTTCCTGCATTTACTTCATTTTTCAACTCACATAAAGCTGTTTTAATAGTAGAAGTCCAACCAGTTCTAGAGCTATCTCCTGCATTGTATAAATCAACAATACAAGTATCTAGAACTTCTTGTATTCTAATCTCAAATCTATCAAAAACAGGTTCCATTTTTATGTGATTTTAATAATGTAATATAGTTTTTTAGGTTTTACACTTGGACAGTCAATCTAAATAGAAACATAAAATTCTAAGTTTGAAAGTTATCCTCCTAATAAAAAACTTGTATTAGCCACAGTTTCCTACTTTGTTTGTCTTGGTCTAAAGTCTATGTTTAATTTTTCTTTTAAGAAGTCTTTTAGAACATAAACTACAATTCGTCTTTCATCTCTTGGATCATCAAGGAAATATCTTGTATGGTCTGTTGTTGACTCTGGATTTACAATATGCAGAACTCGTTTTTTTTCTTGAATATCAACTATTTCATCTCCATCTAATATCTTGGTATCCCAACAAACAATACTATGTAAATATTCAAAAGAGTGATTAAATGTCTTATCTAAGAAATTTTTTAGCTCAACATAGTAAATTCTAGATTGATCAATAGATAAATTATTTTTTTCTTTTACGAGTATATCAATGCCTGTATTTGTATTATAGTCAATCATTTCAAATGGAAACAAATCAGGCTCTAATATTGAAAGTTGCATTAGAAGAGCATGAACACCTGATTCAAGTTGAGGCTCATAAAGTTTTACTCCCTTAAATTCGGCAACTTTTTGTTTAAGAGCATATTTCTTTCTCCTTTCATATTCTCGCTTTTCTTTTTTAACTGTATCATATCCTTTTGCTTCTCCCTGCAACCAATCTAATATTGCATATTCATCACTGTTTATAATTGAATCATATATTTCTCTTACTTTTTTTTCAATATCTTGTAGAATTTCAGGAGTGGTTGCTTCTACTGAACCTCTATTTGCTGTTAACTTAAAATTTTGACAATTAAAAAACGCATGAAATTTTGTATATTCGCTTCCTTTTGAAACTATCCATTCATTTTTTCTCTGAATTGGGATAAAATCCTTTGTCAACCACAAACCATATCTGTCCTGAATAGTATAAGAATCATCTGGTGCTTTATAACCTTGCCTTCTTAACATTGGATTATAGCTATATTTTATATTTTTACCTTCAACATAAAATACAGATTGATATTTAATATGTGGGAAATTGGGCAGTATTCCTACTTCTATCCACTTTTTACAGAAATAGTCAGGTGCATTATTGTTGTGGATTTCAAATAGTTTATTCGCAGTATCGCTTTCTTGTGGGAAGATATGCCCGAATTCTATTTGTTCTGGAGTATCAACATCTAACCCTTTTAAACTAATCTTATAATCATTAAATGTTGTTATATCAAAAACTTTGTCAATAGCCCCAAATTTTGTTTTCCAAAGAATATAATCTTTGAGTATTGCATGTTTAAATGCACTATACTTATTTAAGTTGTAACCAATTATTTCAATTTCAGTCCCTGACTTATCTAATTCTGAATCTGTTATTTCATATTCATATGTTGGAATGATATTTTGGTTTAAACTTTTATAAATATCCTTCATTTTTGCTTTGATGCATTTTCCGTTTTTATAAGTAGTTAAATTTACTTGCCTACTATGAAAATACACTTTTGTTCCATGTCCTTTTTCTCCAATAACATCTTTATCCCCAATTTTTGTCGAGTTTCCTAAGTCAAAAAAACTTTCCAATTCATCTTCATTCATACCTTTTCCGTTATCTTTAATAATAACTCGAAATAATTCTTCTCCAAAATGATCAACAATGTCAAAATGTAAGCATATTAGGTTTGAACGAGCATCAATACTATTACTAATTGCTTCTCTAACAATTTCAAGTGGATTAGCAAAGTTATTTGCAATCTCTTTAAACTCATTTACCTGATTTACCTTTGGTGTCTTGCTTTTAATACCCATATTTTCTATTTTAGTATTGCTATATTTTTTAATGTTGTAATCAACTTGTGAATTAATTGCTGTAATACTTGCACTATTTTATAAATGAATTGAGCCATTAATACAAGACACATAGTATTTTTTATAATATTTACTTTTTTTATTAGTGTTTAATTAAATATCAATTTCTCCTCAATCTAAGTAATAAAAAACTCCCACGCATCAGGGAATCCCTGATTTTGCAATGGTGTAATAAAATAATTTTTCAGTAATTTTTTTTAGTAGAAAATACTAAAAGGAAAGAATAAGTAGCAATAATAGAATTAATTTTTGGTGTAATATTTTATATAAAATTCAATAAAAACACCAATATTAAATGTTGCAACATTTAATATATTAAGAGCTAAAGAGGTATTGAAGTGTAAAACTTGATTAAAGAAATTATCTCTCCTAGCCTGTAACTTGTCCAAAATTTTTCTTTTATCAGCTCTAAAATTTATAAAATCAGGGAGTATTAAATTTCATACTTATGTAAAACTTTATTTCAATCAGTATCTGTTCCTATAATTGAATAAACTTTGTTAGTATGGATATGAATACAAACTATGCCTATATCCCAAGATAGTTGCCTATAAAACCAAGTATTGGAGATAAATTCAAACCAAACAAAGTTGTCAAGTTCGTGAATTATTGATGGAATGTTTTTCTTCTCAAAAGAAATTCCACACATTCCAAGAAATGAATGCCAAGCTTTTAATCTGCCATAAGCACCTAGTTCACCTCTTGAATATGCTCCTCCATTGGATGCAGTAGAATAAAGCATTGAAAATATTCTATTTGGAGTAGCCTGAGCAATTTTCAATATTGTCTTCTCTTCAAATTCAGCTTGATATAAAGTGCCTATGATTTCTTCTATTGGTATTTCAGGGCGATTCATTTTACCACACCGAAATTCTGCTTTACCATTGGAATTGAGTGTCCAGTCATCCAAAACTGATAGGCATTGCTTTTCTAAAAAAGGCTCTATCATTAATTCTATATTCATATTTGATGAAGCCTCCTTTTCTGTATAATCTATTGGAGTTTGATTATTAAATAAAGGTGTAGGTTTCCCGTAAGAATAATAGCTAAAATCTATTGAATAGAGTTTTGTTTCAATGGTTGTTAATTGTAAAGGAAGATTAGATAATCTAGATTTCCCAAGTCTTTCGGCTATTTTATCTAATCTTTTATCTCCAAAAAATAATTCTTTTCTAATTACTAACTCATGAAGAATCATCCAGTAAAAACCATGTAATGCAGAGTCATCATACATGTCTATTTGATCTGTTAAATCTTTCTTATCTTGATAAGCAAGCATGGATGCGATAGTTCGAAGATCTAAGCTATGAATATATTTTCTTACCAACTTGAA
It includes:
- a CDS encoding DNA methyltransferase yields the protein MTESIIISKVWNFANVLRDDGVGYGDYLEQITYLLFLKMADEFNQPPYDKGLKFPKLKDEQGKELPNAETCDWQTLSQKRGLELETFYNQMLRSLGNEKGILGQIFTKSQNKIQDPAKLLKIIDMIDKEQWNLMGADIKGGIYEGLLEKNAEDTKSGAGQYFTPRALIKAIVACVRPKPMRTIIDPSCGTGGFFLAAYDFLKKQGLDRDEKEFLKNKTFYGNEIVANTRRLCLMNMFLHNIGEIDGESLISSADALIADNGTRYDYVLANPPFGKKSSMTITNEEGNQEKQDYIVNRQDFVATTANKQLNFLQHIKTLLKVTGQAAVVLPDNILFEGGAGETVRKELLRTTELHTILRLPTGIFYAQGVKANVLFFDNQPASKDPWTKEVWIYDYRTNISHTLKKNPLTFNDLEDFIQCYNPENRNKRVETWSEANPEGRWRKFTYSEIIERDKTNLDIFWIKDKSLTDLDNLPDPDVLANEIIENLEAGLNSFKEIMETINGDE